GATATCAAACCTCAGAATATTATGGTGGATGCTAATGAGAATGAGGCAAAGCTTGTTGATTTCGGGTTTTCTAGGCATGTAGATTGGGAGGGCACGCATCGGTCAACTGATAAAATAATAGGTACAAAAGGCTACTGGGCTCCAGAGTATTGCTGGAATAACAAGCTCTCTTATAAGCATGATGTTTATAGCTTTGGAATTGTTGTGTTAGAGGTGATAACAGGGCAGAGGCATGTTGATCAAGCACGAGGTTCCCGTCAATTTCATATTCCAGGATATGTAAGGCACATGATCGAGAACAATCGTTTTGAACAAGCTGTAGATGCTAAACTTAAACAGGATGGGTGGGACATCTTTGCTTTAGAAGAAGCATTGTCTGTTGCAAACATTGCTCTCAGATGTGCTCACCCGGATAAGGTCGAGCGACCTGACATGAATCTTGTGCTCACAGAACTCAGTTCGATGATGAGCAGCGCCCAGAACTCACCTCAATTTGGTATTGAACAGAAAGAAGAAGAGATTTCACTTGCAACGTCCATGTGAAACTAGTACATGTGCAGGTTTTGTGGCTAACTTTGGCTTCCTGATTCTATCTTGGTTTTATGCATAATTTTGAGTTTCGAATTGAAAATGTTAAACAGTGAAATTCTTTCGATGGACTCGAAATTTGGAGCCAAATGTTAGAAGCTCTATCATTTGTTTTAACCCATGGACATTTTTTATTAAGTTTAATAATCATTATAGTGAAAATATAGAAGAGCATCTTCTTCCATGTAAACTCTGATGTCCAAAACTAAATTTGTTTCAAATAAACTACTCCATTATTTTAAGTTTATTAGTTTTACTTCCAGCTAAACTAAAGTTTAGctagattttaaatttaaattgtacAAAAGAAAACAGGGGTGGAGAGCAGAGTCACGAATGAGCGTATATGCTTCTAAATTGCCTCTGGTGGATTACTTTCAACAGTTATTGTCTAACCTCAACAAATGGTAAACAACCGAGTATAAATATTTATTCCAGACTCAAAGGACGATCAAATTCCTTCTTGAATTATACATAcacttgtcggtgaaccaaatcAATATTCAATGACACCTTAATACAAATCAATTGGAAGCAACGTTGTAGCTTTTAGTCAATAGgatcaagcaattttttttttggtaacgTACCAACATTTAATTTTATAGACTTAGATTCAGGGGCTTTTCTTTCCGATTTGTTGCACAACTAGCTCTTTTAAAAGCATTTTATGCTCAACTTACTCATGACATTCCCCTCAAATTGTGTGAGTTCTAAAATAAAAAGAGCGAACATGCAACAAGCTATGAACGGCACAAACTAGAGGCAAATATGGAACTCCTACTCAACCAAGAAGGCTTCAGCAACCTCCATTAAATTCATCAACTTTTGCAAATATGTGTTCATCAAATTGTAATGATTTTCTTCTTTCAAGAGTGTAAGTCAAATTTAAATGCTTCAATTAATTGAAGGTAGAATTGATTTTCGATAAACATTCACATATTAGTGATAGTATGATAATTAAGTGTACAACTCTAATTTAGAGTatgtaataaattattttaaatttgaaattgtagtAATTGTTTTttgattgttatatatatatttttaaaaatttgttctaatctaatcaatcaagcatcTTTTCACTATATTATAAGTCCCAAATTCATAGCTTTGTCAATCACAATTTTGGCAGCAATTCTGCACCACTAAGTGGTAAGCTCCTAGTGCTAAGGTCATCCCTAGACCCATACTTAAAATACAATGGCTTGTTTGTAATGTAGTTTCCTATGTATCACTTTTAAAAATTAGGGAATGCATAGTTCATAGTCTTATGCTATACAAATTACATATTCACATTAAGGATGAGATCTCTAACCTCATCTTTAAACTTCAATTATTCATTGAGCTTATattttcaatttgatccaattaagaTAGAGTGATAGAAAAACATTCCAACAAATTATTTGTTTCATGCCAACATTAgtttacaaacacacacaatgtCACATAAAGATTATATCCTCACAATGATTAGGTCAAGCATAACTCAACTATACACCACATGGCTAGTTGTCTCTTTTGTCCTACACACATAggtgactatctccaaaggatctagTAGGTAAACCTAAGCATTATCTATAATATACATCATGTACACATAGGGTGACTAGTGCATATCAACCTCACAACTATACATGACGACTAGCTTAGGCATATGCCACATATACATAGTGTGAATAAGATACATTTAAATCACTTGTACTTGATGCGATAATTGGTGCATATACCACATATACATAGTGTGACTAGCTTAAGCATCCAAAACACCTATATACAATGAGAATAAATTAACAATCTCACAACTATATGAAACTAGCTAGGAAAAGGAATTAGTTCTAAATTTAATAGAAGTATCTTTTTATTCTCCTACTTCACTAACTCTTTAACTTGTAAATACATCCCATAAAGAAGAAAAAATGTTATTACGTCTCATACTACATTATAGGTTCCATCCTTTCTCACAATCCACCACCACATATGATGACAAGTAAGCATCCAATGCTACTTGCTATCTTTATTGTTAAGGGTATAAGAATAACATGCACAATACCTAAGGCTATTTTTACATATTTATGTATTTACTAACTTACACATATATACCAACAAAATATCAATAGGAATGGTATGTGATGCTATTACATACATATCCCATTATCCAATTCTGATGATGGGAAATCACCCCATACTACTTGTGATCATCACTCCATAAGGTGTAAGTGTAATAAAAAACATCACATGGGGCCATTAATAATATTTCCACAATTTGGTATAGTTTCAAGTTGGTGGATCTTGACATCTATTGTCTATATTCTATTTGCAAAATTTAGCTCAACCTAGTATGGGGTAGCTCCTATAATCTATCATCTACATGGTAATCATGAAAATTGGCCAAGCGCTATCATATCATGAGCATCTCTTGGCATCTATTACCTCTATGATACTAACATGCTAACCATCCAAACCCTATGATAATTGTAACCCCTTCATATCTACCATCTACATGGTATTGTTGACAATAAACTAAAGCATGTTTGCATAATATCATGGATAGCCCTTGGAATATTTCACCTCCATGATCCTAACAAAAGTTGATAGATTCTTAAGATATCCTTGTTATCAACTTAAGATATCCTTGATAACACTTATAGAGGGTGGTGTAAATCACATTCAATAGCCTAATTatgtaaactaggaatcaaacACATTTACCATATCAATACATTAAAGATATTTGATTTTAATAGGCCCTACTCTAGACCTATTGAAAAGGAGTTGGGAATTCtttaaaatctcctttttgttGAATTGAATTTCATATTAGAAATTATATGAGATCAAGGCAtaatgatgcaaaattgagagAAAATGACATAAATAGAAAGCTATAGATCATTAGATTTGTAGACATCCACCACAAATTTGGAAATGGGAATTAGAGAGAAAATTGTGGCTAAAATTTGAGTTTGCAAGTGTCCGAATATGGGACTACTAATCGTGAATGTgtctaattataatattataactaGTTTTAGGATCAGAATATCACTTAGAATATCCTCTtgaaatttcattaaaaaattgttagatgttgttTATCGGTTGTCAATGTCTAGAGTTTTTTTGTTCAATCTAGTTCAATTCATCTCATAAAATATAAAACtacctaaaaataaaataaaactataagaaaagagacaagaaaacatgtatatttatatgtataatatatatgtatatgtatatgtatatgtatatgtatatctatatctatatctatattaataaattttgatatttttgatctctttatatatatcattttatttgttttatgaTGCCTCTGCCCTGTTATCATCTCTAACACCACAATTCCAAAGCTATAAACATCATTTTTTATAAGAGATTTCGTTATTCCAGCAATACTCTGGAGCCCAATAGCCTCTACCATAGCAGTTGACCTATGTGTGCCTTCCCAATCTACATGCTTGGAAAGCCGAAAATCAACAATCATTGCCTCATTATCATTACCATCCACCATAATATTCTGCGGCTTGAGTGCCAAAGCTCTGTACCCAACTGTAGTTAAATCCTGCACAATTTCGTCTCAAGTAGTTATCCAGGGAACATCCATCTATGTACATATAGGCCAAGTAGGATATGTCTGCTTCTATACACCAAGCATACAGGTTGTTTATGTTTATGTGTTCCTTTCACAGCAGAAGATCAACTTCATTCTCCACCCATCTTTTGCTGTGCGGGGACCTATGTTGTATTTCCTTTATAGCCAAAACTTCACCTTGGAAGATCATCCTATAAACACGCGCAAAGCTTCCTTCCCCAATTGGACGAGACTCACGGCAATAGCTTTTAATACAATGTATTCCTGGTTGGAGGAGAGGCCTTTTTGCATCTCTACCATTCTTCCTCTTTTTGCATCTGCTATAATAGACACCATCTGAACGTTTGAGGATAAACCTTTACGAACCTGCTCTTGTTGAACAGTAGATTTCCACTCTATATTTACAGCCGATGAAGGTAAAGATGTAGTTGTTCCTTCCTTTTTGGGCTCAGGTTTGTAAATCATCTTGTAGCACAAGAAGATGATTGCTAATAGTATAACTATAACAATGGCAAAAGCTGcaacaaagaaaaattaaaaatagtaaaataaCATCATTACCAAATACTTATATAGCTCAAATTACAAATTCTTGCTTCAGGCTTCGGCACAATAATCCAGACTAGTAGTAACAGCagtttatattttctttttaaatcTGGGAAGTTCTGATCACTTACCAGCTACAATAATATCAATTTTATCTCGAGATTTATTTTAGAGAACAATGGTGTCTTGGCCAGGCACGTGAGCCAGATCCCGAGCTATAAtgataaataaagaaagtaaatatCAGTAGTCCATAAGGAAAAAACATGAGAAACATATTTTTTAAGGTTTTCTTTATTACTTAAGAATTTTACCATCGTTATAAGGAGGCCGAGAATTCGTATTGATGGGCCCTTCGCCTGTAAAAATAAAGTTGTGCAATAATTTAAAGTTACAGCGAACTTCAAGTGTCATATAAATAGTTAAATTTAttattagttaatttttttttggtatatGTCTGGCCTACCATCTTAAGAGAAATATTGTAGGACAAAAAACCAAAACAGTACTTCtatattttcttcaaaattttaaGATTCTCCTCTTGGTAGGATGCTCAGAAATTAAGATTTTTTCTATGGATGTCACTTCTCCAAAAATAAAACTGTATTGCAATGTGTCAAAATAATTGCCATCTTCAGATATTATTTAAAATGAATCATCTAAATTTGTTTGAATACAATGTGCAAGATGATTTGTTTGAATCCGTCAGGCGGTGAGCCTGTTCCAGATCTActatttaaaaaaatgttttgtAAATATCGTTATTCTacggtaatttttttttaaaagagaaagaaaaacaattcctTTACCCTTCGTAGGAGCAGGCACATGTATCCCCTGAGTGGATGTGATGGGCCCTGGAAAAATAAATCgccttaaaattaattttttaaaatagtttagaTATAATCTGCAACAACGAATTGTTTTAATTGGTTCAAAACAGTAGCCTTCCCCTGATCTTCTATTAAAAATTTAggaaaaaaaatttagaagagGACTTTCATATTTTCCTCAGAACTTCAAGATTTTCTCACTGGATATCGATTCCGCAAAATTAAAATCGACTTGTATCAACATAATAGCCATCTTCGAGTATTATCTAAATTTAACTATCTAAATTTGTTTGAAGATAATGTGTAATGACGATTTATTTGAATCTGTCAGACAGTAAGCCTGTTCCAGATATAGTAATTATGATAGTCAAATGATGAGTTGTACTAatggatgaaaatattattcatatacCACTATTCATGTGCCACTAGAATCAGGAAAAAAGTTATGGATGCTCTGAGTGTACGTTGTTGCGTCATTTCATAAGGGCCAAGAATCAACAAGCACAAGATCAAAAGGGCCTATCATTTTGATGCTTGAAACGACTTTTAGGACACGTTTCAAGAACTGAGGGGTAGAGAGGGGTATGCAATAATGGAAGGAAGACATTTGATCAACGTACGTCTTTTTCATGTAATGGATGTCGATAGGTTTTTAATTTTTACGAGGAAATGAAATGGGAGAATTGAAAACATACAAATTGGAAAAAACTTTCTATTAACAGAAATTGCGTCATTAAGAATAAAGAGCTATAGAAAGAACATGGTTTTTTTTATCTCACAAGCATTTTCCTGCAACTTGTAGTGAGAAAACATAATAGCTCAGAATAAAATAGCTGTGCAATTACATTTAACAAAAGCATTTGAGAAATCAATTCATGTTAGCTTGAGTATATAAGAAAATCTTAAATCACATACaagattttttttaatatgttCTATAAATTGAACTATTTCATGATTGCAGTTATGAATATTATTATGTTCAAATTGTAGTTCCTATTCAAGTTGAGTTCAAATAAATATTGTCTCTAATAAATGTAGCATTCATGACTTTCGTTCTAACCACTGTTGTGTAATGGATCCATTGTGCTTGGGAAACAACTTCTTCCCTGCATTAAAGAGAGCAAATGAAAATGCATAAGGGCAAGTAAATATCTAAATAGAAGTAAGCAACAACAATTTAGGCAAAAAAAAAAGTATGGAGAAAGGAAGGTTTTTGCAAAACAATTtgcataaatttaaaaaaattaaaaatgacagAGCAAAATATAGCAAAAACAAATGTAAAAGGGAGGTTTGAAAAGGTAATTATGAATAACCAAAAATTATAATTCAGAAATAAGATTGTAAAGAGCAGTCCAATTTGAATATACCCTAGGAAGCAACATCTACATGAAATGCAACATTTCTCCAACACTGCTAGTAAAAGGAATTGATTGCTAATAGTCATTGCCATCCTAAaataaaagataataaataaaaaagaaaaataagaatgaaTAAATTCATCTTTAGGGTTTATTTTTAGCaatagaaaagatgaatctaaactaTGGCTCATAATGAAGATGGGTTTAGAACTAACCTTTTGCAAGTTTTGAAGCGAAAAAACCAAAATGAGAAACAAACCAAGCAATGCTCAAAATTTCAATTCGAACCCTAGTAAAAAGAGCTGTAAGAGAAACAAGAACAAGAAATATCAAGTCTCTGTAGGGAGGTAAAATAACCTACATTAAATAGGAAATAACCCTATAAAAGGTTTGTAGTTACCtctgttatgttttattttttttcaaaatttgactatAATGGTGCACATGTTGCTACAATGTGGAGGATCAAACACTAATGGAAAACAGAACTCTCTATCACATTCTATCTTGGTGATCTAATCGTTGGCAAATAGTGATCTTTTCACATTCAAGCTTGGTGATTTGATTGTTGCAACTACTCTAGTAAAATTATTTCAATGAGAATTCCACATTTGTTGGTAAAACAAAAAGAATAAAACATCAAAGTTATCAAATTTTCACAGGCTATGATGTATAATGCTTGAAGTTTTTGGATTTCACTATGTGTATTTTGTtagcatcaatgtttcagatcacactccctGATCCATCATCtgttatgttttttctttcattttctctctctcatttagatgatggatcatggagtgtgatctgaaacattgatgctaATAAAACACACACAATAGTCCAAAAACTTcaaacattaagaataaaacaatcACTTCCATTGATTTTTCAACTTGAGAGCAGACAAAAAGAAATGAGTATATTTGTAGTAGGCATGCATGTGCATATTCTTTTGAATTGTTTGTCCACTGTATTGGTAGTTTATTCCATTCAACATCATTAATAAATCCTACATTTAGAAGCTAATCAAGTGAATGATCCTTCAACATCATTAATAAATCCTAAATGCAGAAGCTAGTGAATGTCTATTTTGTGCGTGATATGGTACTTTCAACTATGTATCAAATTATAATAACTGTAAAAGTATACTTGTTCAACACATgcttatatatattattaaaaataaaaaagctcATATCTTTACAAAACAAAAGactgataactttaagaaacctctCTCagaaaaattgtataaaatcttggcaaatatttaatttggcaaaaaaaattatatcaatttttttggtagaaaatattggccaaacttggaaaataataagagtatgcattaattaccatttcaaatcttttcatttaaaaaaataattttttaatagaaaagtaaaggcctgaaggtggaaatcatGAATGAGtttaaaatgtaccaacaatttgtaatactcgtGGGGCCAAAATTTTCTTTTAGATGATTGATTTTGATTGAggccattacaacttgtaggtacaatttatcaatggtggcaactaaatattgttgatataaccctaaagtaactaataattatgctATATTTttggtgaattaatttagatttctataaTACATTATAAAATTTTGGCAAATATGATCCAATTATGTATGAAtataaatttgtaaaaatgtggcgattctcACCTCAATAgctgaacttattagccaaatcttgattcccaaatttcaaaaaatagccaattggccaATCTTAGCCACTAAAGTGTACAACTCTAATTTAGAGAGTATgtaataaattattataaatttgaattgtagtaattgtttttttttttgatcgataaaaggccgtagccaacattttattatttttatgaaaatattacatctccattctGTAGTAATTGTTTtttgattattatatatatatatttttaaattagttATAATCTAATCTATCAAGCATCTTTTAACTAAAATATAAGTCCCAAATTCATAGCTTTGTCAACCACAATTTTGGCAGCAATTCTATACCACTAAGTGGTAAGCTCCTAGTGCCAAGGTCATCCCTAGACCCATCCTACATATCACTTTTAAAAATTAGGGAATGCATAGTTCATAGTCTTATTCTATACAAATTACATATTCACAGTAAGGATGAGCTCTCTAACCTCATCTTTAAACTTCAATTATTCATTGAGCTTGTATTTTCAGTTTGATCCAATTAAGATAGAGTGATAGAAAAGCACTCCAACAAATTATTTGTTTCATGCCAACATTAgtttacaaacacacacaatgtCACATAAAGATTATATCTTCACAATGATTAGCTCAAGCATAGCTGAACTATACACCACATGGCTAGTTGTCCCTTATGTCCTACACACATAGGTGACTATCTCAAATGGATCTCCTAGTTAAACCTAAGCATTATCTATAATATACATCCTATACGCATAGGGTGACTAGTGCATATCAACCTCACAATTATACATGATGACTAGCGTAGGCATATGCCACATATACATAGTGTGAATAAGGTACATTTAAGTCACTTTTacttgatgtgatagttggtgcATATACCACATATACATAGTGTGACTAGCTTAAGCATACAAAACCCCTATATAGAATTAGAATAAATTAACAATCTCACAACTATATGAAACTAGCTAGGAAAAGGAATTAGTTGTAAATTTAATACAAGTATCTTTTTATTCTCCTACTTTACTAACTCATAAACTTGTAAATACATCTCATAAAGAAGAAAAAAAGTTATTACATCTCATACTACATTATAGGTTCCATCCTTTCTTGCAATCTACCACCACATATGATGACAAGTAAGCATCCAATGCTACTTGCTATATTTATTGTTAAGGGTACAAGAATAACATGCACAATACCTAAGGCTATTTTTACATATTTAAGTATTTATTGACTTACACATATATACCAACAAAATATTAATAGGAATGGTATGTGATGGTACTACATACACATCCCATTAACCAGTTCACTAACACTTACCCTTTATAAGTGTGTCCTAAAACTAAAATTGAATATTAGTATATCCAATACTACACCATGAATCCCATATTTTTttaagttcttttctgattatgggAAAGCACCCCATACTACTTGTGATCATCACTCCATAAGGTGTAAGTGTAATAAAAAGCATCACATAGGACCATTAATAATATTTTCACAATTTGGTATAGTTTCAAGTTGGTGGATCTTGACATCTGTTATCTATATTCTATTTGCAAAATTTAGCTCAACCTAATATGGGGCAGCTCCTATAATCTATCATCTACATGGTAATCATGAAAATTGGCGAAGAGCTATCATATCATGAGCATCTCTTGGAATCTACTACCTGTATGCTACTAGCACATGATAACCATCCAACACTAAGATATTTGTAACCCCTTCATATCTATCATCTACATCTAGTATTGATGACAATAAACTAAATCATGTTTCCATAATATCATGGATAACCCTTGGAATATTTCACCTCCATGATCCTAACAAAAGTTGATAGATTCTTAAGATATCCTTTATAACACCTATAGAGGGTGTTGTAAATCACATCCATTAGCCTAATTatgtaaactaggaatcaaacACATTTACCATATCAATACATTGAAGATATTTAATTTTAATAGGCCCTACTCTAGACCTATTGAAAAGGAGTAGGGAATtctttaaaatctccttttttgtTGAATTGAATTTTATATTAGAAATTATATGAGATCAAGGCATAATTatgaaaatttgagagaaaataacaTAAATAGAAAGCTATAGATCATCGGATTTGTAGACATCAACCACAAATTTGGAAATGGGAAATAGAGAGAAAGTTGTGTGTAAAATTTGAGCTCGCAAGTGTCGGAATATGGGACTAGGAAAACTAGTCCTGAATGTGTCTAATTATAATATTACAAATAGTTTTAGGATCAGAATGTCACTTAGAATATCCTCttgaaatttcataaaaaaattgttagatgttgttCATCGATTGTCAGTGTCTAGAGATTTTTTTGTTCAATCTAGTTCAATTCATCTCATAAAATATAAAACTACCTAAAAATAACATAAAACTATAGGAAAAGAGACAAGaaaacatgtatatgtatatgtatgtgtatatctatatctatatctatatctatatctatctcgatatctatatctatatctatatctataagttttgatatttttggtctctttagatatatatcattttatttgttttcttgtctcttttcttatagttttattttatttttaggtagttacatattttaaaaaattaatatttttggttgtttttctttattttggttAATAAAAGTGACATATGTCCACATATCTATGAAGGAACACCAAGAGCATATGAGGGATACACAACTATATAAAAAACCTCTCActaaaacacaacaaaaacctagcaAGGCGAATAGAGCTAGCAACAAAACTAAAAACTAGCAAACTGTGAAAACCAGAGCAACCAAAAAAAATACATTAACCACCCACCATAGACACAAAGAGATGGTTCACTACATGGAGGTACCCTTTTGCTATCAATCCTAACACAAAATAAGCACTTTATTAAAAAAATACTCTTTTACTAGACCCAATCCTAGAGCCAGAGGTAACCAACATCGAGTCAAGGGTGGCTTTAACTAAAGACATAGCAGGGCCATAGTCCATGGCCAAGGACTccatgcatattattttattcacCTATTTCCTTTCAATCTCGTCATGGATAGCCTATGTGGAGACATTGTGAGTACTAGCTGTATTACTCCAAGCAAGGTTGAGCTCCTCAATTTTCCTTTCCAGGGCCTCCTATTTTTTGTTCAACTCGAGCTTATTCTGTGCCATCTTTATCTTGGATTCCATGTCATCAATTTTTCCACCCACCTTATCCTAGTACCCCATAATGCTAGCAATATTGTTAGCAATCCTCCAAAACTTATCTTGATCCAAATCATCCACCCAAGTATTGGCCCTATCCCGCGCCTCTAGGCAATTATGTTTTTGATGGCAACATTTGATCAACTGGTTATATctttgatgtctcatgaagaaatatTCAAAGAATAAAGAAAATGTTTTCCTCCAAATTACAAATCACAAGGAGTGAAGATGCCACTTGTTGCAGCACCAAAAGTAAACAAGGCTAAGGTAAAGGTCAAAATAAGAATAGTTTAAGAGGAAATAGAGGTAGAGGTGACTCAAGAGGAAGAAGTGATtctagaggaag
This genomic stretch from Cryptomeria japonica chromosome 8, Sugi_1.0, whole genome shotgun sequence harbors:
- the LOC131067098 gene encoding probable serine/threonine-protein kinase At1g01540, with amino-acid sequence MGMVPIRAITTPNPIQTIGIAERGIIVEIDAGLSSNQALVPTLIYTNLALNQIVYIKSFCHESHQIGEGSFARVYRGGIQGNDLAIKEIEHRSPDTKTWVKNEVELLHGKDHININKLYAWCIEANISYLAYIYIDGCSLDDYLRGNCIGFSYSWKQSFRMIMGIAKGIQFLHLNKIIHVDIKPQNIMVDANENEAKLVDFGFSRHVDWEGTHRSTDKIIGTKGYWAPEYCWNNKLSYKHDVYSFGIVVLEVITGQRHVDQARGSRQFHIPGYVRHMIENNRFEQAVDAKLKQDGWDIFALEEALSVANIALRCAHPDKVERPDMNLVLTELSSMMSSAQNSPQFGIEQKEEEISLATSM